Proteins encoded together in one Colius striatus isolate bColStr4 chromosome 3, bColStr4.1.hap1, whole genome shotgun sequence window:
- the IRF2 gene encoding interferon regulatory factor 2 isoform X2, whose product MPVERMRMRPWLEEQINSNRIPGLKWLNKEKKIFQIPWMHAARHGWDVEKDAPLFRNWAIHTGKYQSGVDKPDPKTWKANFRCAMNSLPDIEEVKDKSIKKGNNAFRVYQMLPLSERPSKKGKKTKSEKDDKFKQIKQEPVESSFGINGLNDVTSDYFLSSSIKKEVDSTVNFVVVGQPYLDGSSEEQVIVANPPDVCQVVEVTTESDEQPLSMSQLYPLQISPVSSYAESETTDSVPSDEENAEGRPHWQKKNIEGKQYLSNLGMRNTSHMLPSMATFVANKPDLQVTIKEESCPLPYNSSWPTFPDIPLPQVVSTASTSSSQPDREARASVIKKTSDITQSRVKSC is encoded by the exons GAGAAGAAGATTTTTCAGATTCCCTGGATGCATGCTGCAAGACATGGGTGGGACGTCGAAAAAGATGCTCCCTTATTTAGAAACTGGGCAATTCACACAG GAAAATACCAGTCAGGAGTAGATAAACCTGATCCAAAGACATGGAAGGCAAACTTCCGTTGTGCTATGAACTCCCTGCCTGACATAGAAGAAGTGAAGGACAAAAGtataaagaaaggaaacaatgcCTTCAGGGTGTACCAGATGCTGCCGTTATCTGAAAGACCTTCCAAAAAAG gaaaaaaaacaaagtctgAGAAGGATGACAAATTCAAACAAATTAAG CAAGAGCCAGTTGAATCATCTTTTGGGATTAATGGGCTAAATGACGTAACTTCTGACTATTTCCTGTCCTCCAgtataaaaaaagaagttgacAGTACAGTGAACTTTGTAG TTGTAGGCCAGCCGTACCTTGATGGCAGCAGCGAGGAGCAGGTCATAGTTGCCAATCCTCCTGATGTTTGCCAGGTAGTAGAAGTGACAACAGAAAGCGACGAACAGCCCCTCAGCATGAGCCAGCTGTATCCCCTGCAGATCTCCCCTGTCTCATCCTATGCAG aaagtgaaacaACTGACAGCGTTCCAAGTGATGAAGAAAATGCAGAG GGACGACCTCAttggcagaagaaaaacattgaagGCAAACAGTATCTCAGCAATCTGGGAATGAGGAACACTTCTCATATGCTTCCCAGCATGGCAACTTTTGTAGCCAACAAACCTGACCTCCAAGTCACCATCAAAGAGGAAAGCTGCCCACTGCCTTATAACAGCTCCTGGCCCACTTTCCCGGACATCCCTCTGCCACAAGTGGTGTCCACGGCCTCCacaagcagcagccagccagacCGCGAGGCACGGGCCAGCGTCATCAAGAAGACGTCAGACATCACCCAGTCGAGAGTCAAGAGCTGCTAA